Proteins co-encoded in one uncultured Draconibacterium sp. genomic window:
- the mreC gene encoding rod shape-determining protein MreC, with the protein MRSLLRFLVRNFAFLLFLLLEAVSLVLVFNFNSFQRSRFLNSANFISASFYNTTSSVFQYFELARVNEELANENAYLRSMLDSGTLEEISNRDSIVTTQELPDSNFVFRAARIINNSANKQQNYITLDKGLEDGIRADQGILAPEGVVGVVTSVSNSYASGLSLLNPRWSISAKLKKSGYYGSLHWDGKNYRQANLQEIPIHVNLATGDTVVTSGYSSIFPEGLLIGTILSFDKPQGENYYNIKVKLAVDFKSIRYVHVIENVKNEELRVMEDKVINGAGTN; encoded by the coding sequence ATGCGCAGTCTCCTTCGATTCCTGGTAAGAAATTTTGCGTTTCTACTGTTTCTTTTATTAGAAGCGGTTTCGTTGGTACTGGTGTTTAACTTCAATAGTTTTCAGCGGTCGCGTTTTCTGAATTCGGCCAATTTTATTTCGGCAAGTTTTTACAATACTACAAGTTCAGTGTTTCAGTATTTTGAACTGGCGCGTGTTAATGAAGAGCTGGCAAACGAAAATGCCTACCTCCGGTCGATGTTGGATAGCGGTACATTGGAAGAAATCTCAAATCGCGATTCGATAGTAACTACGCAGGAACTGCCTGATTCAAATTTTGTATTCAGGGCCGCGCGTATTATTAACAACTCGGCCAATAAACAGCAAAATTATATTACGCTTGATAAAGGACTGGAAGACGGAATAAGAGCCGATCAGGGTATTCTGGCGCCCGAAGGAGTGGTTGGAGTGGTTACCAGTGTTTCCAACTCGTATGCATCGGGTTTGTCCTTGCTTAATCCACGATGGAGTATTTCTGCCAAACTAAAAAAATCGGGCTATTATGGTTCGTTGCATTGGGATGGTAAGAATTACCGGCAGGCCAACCTGCAGGAAATTCCAATTCACGTAAATCTGGCAACTGGAGATACGGTGGTAACAAGTGGTTATTCATCAATTTTCCCTGAAGGCTTACTGATTGGTACAATTTTATCGTTTGATAAACCGCAAGGAGAAAATTACTACAATATAAAAGTGAAACTGGCTGTCGATTTTAAATCGATCCGGTATGTGCATGTCATCGAGAATGTAAAAAACGAGGAGTTAAGAGTAATGGAGGATAAAGTTATTAATGGGGCGGGAACTAATTAA
- a CDS encoding ABC transporter permease, whose product MLLLRLIYESFSFAANSLAANKLRTILSLLGVTIGIFAIISVFTVIDSLEGFIRNSLNSLGSNMVYVQKMPWTPPEGETEYPFWKYQNRPVPTLEETEEVIRRAQTVDNAAFLFGFGRKVQYGSTTLDNATIMATSEGLLDVWNLEIARGRYFTDSEMRNGAPAAVIGHEIADQLFDGLDPVGRTIKIQGQKFNIIGVYTPMGQDAFGTSMDRYIHISVVKSYYMIDVRDRDRGQTICIKAKDNIDNDKFMAELEGIMRTIRRLKPMEENDFALNEVSIVANQFDQFFVVFNLAGAIIGGFSILVGGFGIANIMFVSVKERTKIIGIQKSLGAKRYFILLQFIFEAVVLSVIGGVVGLILIYAGTIIVNQTTEFTIVLTTANIINGLMISSVIGFLAGFMPARAAAKLDPVIAINSV is encoded by the coding sequence ATGTTACTGCTTCGATTGATATACGAGTCTTTTTCGTTTGCGGCAAATTCGCTTGCGGCCAATAAGCTGCGCACCATACTTTCGTTGCTGGGTGTTACCATCGGTATTTTTGCCATTATTTCCGTTTTTACGGTTATCGATTCGTTAGAAGGTTTTATCCGCAACAGCCTGAACTCTTTAGGCAGCAACATGGTTTATGTGCAAAAAATGCCCTGGACTCCGCCCGAAGGTGAAACAGAATATCCGTTCTGGAAATATCAAAATCGTCCCGTTCCTACATTAGAAGAAACCGAAGAGGTGATACGCCGTGCACAGACGGTTGATAACGCTGCTTTCTTGTTTGGTTTTGGCCGTAAAGTGCAGTACGGCAGCACCACACTCGACAATGCAACAATAATGGCAACCTCCGAAGGACTACTGGATGTGTGGAACCTCGAGATTGCCAGGGGGCGCTATTTTACCGATTCGGAAATGCGAAACGGAGCACCGGCTGCAGTAATCGGACACGAAATTGCCGACCAGCTTTTCGATGGACTGGATCCGGTTGGCCGCACGATAAAAATACAGGGGCAAAAATTCAACATTATTGGTGTTTACACGCCAATGGGACAAGATGCTTTTGGTACCAGCATGGATCGCTATATCCACATCAGCGTTGTAAAATCGTATTATATGATTGATGTGCGTGATCGCGACCGCGGACAAACCATTTGTATTAAAGCAAAAGACAATATCGACAACGATAAATTTATGGCCGAACTGGAGGGTATCATGCGTACCATTCGCCGGTTAAAACCTATGGAAGAGAACGATTTTGCCTTAAATGAAGTAAGTATTGTTGCCAACCAGTTCGATCAGTTTTTTGTGGTGTTTAATTTGGCCGGAGCCATTATTGGCGGATTCTCGATATTGGTTGGTGGTTTTGGAATTGCCAACATCATGTTTGTTTCGGTAAAAGAACGTACCAAAATAATTGGTATCCAGAAATCGCTCGGAGCAAAACGTTATTTTATCCTGTTGCAATTTATTTTCGAGGCAGTTGTACTTTCGGTAATTGGCGGGGTTGTGGGATTAATATTGATTTATGCCGGAACAATTATTGTAAATCAAACCACCGAATTTACCATCGTTTTAACAACGGCAAACATTATCAACGGCCTGATGATTTCTTCCGTTATCGGTTTTCTGGCGGGATTTATGCCGGCACGCGCTGCTGCCAAACTCGATCCGGTAATTGCCATAAATTCGGTTTAA
- the mrdA gene encoding penicillin-binding protein 2, translating into MNNLSKRSYIVAAIFVVVGLIYIIDLFRLQVLDSDYKQSATNQVLREIVQYPARGLVYDRNGELLVYNTTAYDLMVTPREVGEFDTLLLCNLLDITRPVLEEGIAKAKKYSSYKPSVLIKQISPENFALLQEKLYKFKGFHSQTRTLREYSHPVAAHILGYVGEVNASDIKRDNYYKSGDYIGQSGVERTYEKQLRGVKGVKKIMVDVHNRNQGAYLNGAEDKPAEIGKNLLSTIDIDLQVYAEELFQNKKGAVVAIEPKTGEILAMLSAPTYDPGMLVGRVRGKNFNQLQNDTLMPLFDRSLQARYPPGSTFKPVNILIGLQEGAINNATRVVCNGKASTPIKCTHNHISPAGVIDAVRESCNPFLWNTFRNTLNKYPTTAEGFHVWSEYVKRFGLGQKVSAEFYNENPGLRPTVDYYNRKFEGDWWRALTIRSLAIGQGELGTTPLQMANCAAILANKGYYYQPHIIKEVENDTVRSSFSVKHETGIEAQYFEPVFEGMRQVTIARLNRFVPGVSYCGKTGTIQNNQGIDHGAYIAFAPEEDPQIAICVYVEHSKWGASYAAPIASLLIEKYLNDSIADNRLRYEKEMMEAVLTDPHNPKLAN; encoded by the coding sequence ATGAACAATTTGTCGAAACGAAGTTATATTGTTGCTGCCATTTTTGTGGTGGTTGGATTGATCTATATTATCGATCTGTTCCGCTTGCAGGTATTGGATTCTGATTATAAACAATCGGCGACGAATCAGGTTTTGCGCGAAATTGTGCAGTATCCAGCGCGCGGACTGGTTTACGACCGGAATGGAGAGTTGCTGGTGTACAATACAACGGCCTACGACCTGATGGTTACACCGCGCGAAGTGGGAGAATTTGATACGCTTTTGCTTTGTAATTTGCTCGACATTACCCGTCCTGTTCTGGAAGAGGGAATAGCTAAAGCCAAAAAATATTCGAGCTATAAACCATCGGTGTTAATCAAGCAGATATCGCCTGAGAATTTTGCCTTGTTACAGGAAAAACTGTATAAGTTTAAAGGATTTCACTCGCAAACCAGAACATTACGCGAATATTCTCATCCGGTTGCCGCCCATATTTTAGGTTACGTAGGCGAAGTTAATGCTTCCGATATCAAACGAGACAACTACTATAAATCGGGCGACTATATTGGGCAAAGCGGGGTAGAAAGAACCTACGAAAAGCAGCTGCGTGGCGTTAAAGGTGTAAAAAAAATAATGGTTGACGTACATAACCGGAATCAGGGAGCGTATCTAAACGGAGCAGAAGATAAGCCGGCAGAAATTGGTAAAAACCTGTTGTCGACAATTGATATTGACTTACAAGTTTATGCCGAAGAACTTTTTCAGAATAAAAAGGGAGCAGTAGTTGCCATTGAACCGAAAACCGGCGAAATACTTGCCATGCTGAGTGCACCGACTTACGATCCCGGTATGTTGGTAGGGAGGGTTCGTGGAAAGAACTTTAACCAGCTGCAAAATGATACCTTGATGCCTTTGTTCGATCGGTCGTTGCAGGCTCGTTATCCGCCAGGGTCGACATTTAAACCGGTCAACATTTTAATAGGTCTGCAGGAAGGGGCGATTAATAATGCCACAAGGGTAGTGTGTAATGGTAAGGCATCAACTCCGATCAAGTGTACACATAATCATATTTCTCCGGCTGGTGTTATCGATGCGGTTCGTGAGTCGTGTAATCCGTTTTTGTGGAATACTTTCCGAAATACACTCAATAAATATCCAACTACTGCTGAAGGTTTTCATGTGTGGAGTGAGTATGTAAAGCGCTTTGGACTGGGGCAAAAAGTAAGTGCCGAGTTTTATAATGAGAATCCGGGATTGCGGCCAACAGTAGATTATTATAACCGAAAATTTGAAGGCGATTGGTGGCGGGCTTTAACGATTCGTTCGTTGGCAATTGGACAAGGTGAGTTGGGAACTACGCCACTTCAGATGGCGAATTGTGCTGCTATTTTGGCTAATAAAGGGTACTATTATCAACCTCACATTATTAAAGAAGTTGAGAATGATACGGTGAGAAGTAGTTTTTCGGTTAAACACGAAACCGGAATTGAGGCTCAATATTTTGAACCGGTTTTTGAAGGTATGCGTCAGGTGACGATAGCACGTTTGAATCGTTTTGTTCCAGGAGTCAGTTACTGCGGAAAAACCGGAACGATTCAAAATAACCAGGGAATCGATCACGGAGCCTACATTGCTTTTGCTCCTGAAGAAGATCCGCAGATTGCTATTTGTGTTTATGTAGAGCACAGTAAATGGGGAGCAAGTTATGCTGCGCCAATTGCAAGTTTACTGATTGAAAAATACCTGAATGACAGCATTGCCGATAACCGGCTTAGGTATGAAAAAGAAATGATGGAGGCTGTTTTAACAGATCCGCACAACCCGAAATTAGCAAATTAA
- the purH gene encoding bifunctional phosphoribosylaminoimidazolecarboxamide formyltransferase/IMP cyclohydrolase, with protein MADNKKIKTALVSVFHKENLDKIVTKLNDLGVKILSTGGTKSFIESLGVEVTAVESLTGYPSILGGRVKTLHPKVFGGILSRRDNQGDVSQLTEYEIPEIDLVIVDLYPFEDTVASGAEEQDIIEKIDIGGISLIRAAAKNFKDVVIVPSQKEYQPLLEKLEANNGEFSLRDRKWFAGKAFGVSSHYDAAIFSYFNEGGDAGTQRISLNDGDVLRYGENPHQAATFFKFDNVAEGAGLANAQVLQGKALSYNNMLDADAAWKSASDAYHSVTHIENKVAVSVIKHLNPCGLAVTDNIMESLELAWAGDPVSAYGGIICFTETVTKEAAEWFSKKFIEIIIAPEYTDEALEVLAKKKNLRVLVTPVRPMVAGEKLYRSISGGMLVQDEDEGLDTEFKTVTKKEFEASKMNLAKFGSIACKHLKSNAIAVVTEAENGAFWLTGAGMGQPNRLDSLRYLTMPRFDLKGGLDIEKSVLISDAFFPFRDNIEAANEYGVKYIIEPGGSIRDEEVIDACNEFGIAMAFTGRRHFRH; from the coding sequence ATGGCTGATAATAAAAAAATTAAGACTGCTCTGGTTTCAGTCTTTCACAAAGAAAACTTAGATAAGATTGTTACGAAACTAAACGACTTGGGTGTTAAGATTTTAAGTACAGGTGGTACAAAAAGTTTTATCGAGTCGTTGGGCGTTGAAGTAACCGCGGTTGAAAGTTTAACCGGTTACCCGTCGATTTTGGGTGGACGGGTAAAAACGTTGCATCCAAAAGTATTTGGTGGAATTTTATCACGTCGCGACAATCAGGGCGATGTAAGCCAGTTAACAGAATACGAAATCCCGGAGATCGACCTTGTAATTGTTGATCTGTATCCGTTTGAAGATACTGTGGCATCGGGAGCTGAAGAACAAGATATTATTGAGAAAATTGATATAGGCGGAATTTCATTGATTCGTGCCGCTGCCAAAAATTTTAAAGATGTGGTTATCGTTCCATCGCAAAAAGAATATCAGCCACTACTTGAAAAACTGGAAGCTAACAATGGCGAGTTCAGTTTGCGAGACCGGAAATGGTTTGCCGGAAAAGCATTTGGCGTTTCGTCGCATTACGATGCAGCAATTTTTAGCTATTTTAACGAAGGTGGCGATGCTGGAACACAACGAATCAGCCTGAACGATGGCGATGTTTTGCGTTACGGAGAGAATCCACACCAGGCAGCAACATTCTTTAAATTCGATAACGTTGCCGAAGGTGCAGGCCTTGCTAATGCACAGGTTCTGCAGGGAAAAGCCTTGTCGTACAACAATATGTTGGATGCCGATGCCGCATGGAAATCAGCCAGCGATGCTTATCATTCAGTAACTCACATTGAAAACAAAGTTGCTGTTTCGGTTATTAAGCACTTAAACCCATGTGGATTAGCTGTAACCGATAACATTATGGAATCCTTGGAATTGGCCTGGGCCGGTGATCCTGTAAGTGCTTATGGTGGTATTATCTGCTTTACCGAAACGGTTACCAAAGAAGCTGCTGAGTGGTTTAGTAAAAAATTCATTGAGATTATTATTGCGCCTGAATATACCGACGAAGCTTTGGAGGTTTTAGCCAAAAAGAAAAATCTTCGTGTTTTGGTAACACCTGTTCGCCCAATGGTGGCAGGAGAAAAATTATATCGTTCGATCAGCGGTGGAATGTTGGTTCAGGATGAAGATGAAGGTTTGGATACTGAATTTAAAACAGTAACCAAAAAAGAATTTGAGGCTTCAAAAATGAACCTGGCCAAATTCGGATCAATTGCTTGTAAACATTTAAAAAGTAACGCTATTGCCGTTGTAACTGAGGCCGAAAACGGGGCATTCTGGTTAACAGGAGCAGGAATGGGACAGCCCAACCGTTTAGATAGTTTGCGTTACCTTACCATGCCACGATTCGATCTGAAAGGTGGATTGGATATCGAAAAATCAGTATTGATTTCCGACGCTTTTTTCCCGTTCCGCGACAACATTGAAGCAGCAAACGAATACGGTGTAAAATACATCATCGAGCCGGGTGGTAGCATCCGCGACGAGGAAGTGATTGACGCTTGTAACGAATTTGGCATTGCCATGGCATTTACAGGCCGCAGACATTTCAGACATTAA
- the mreD gene encoding rod shape-determining protein MreD, producing MFVVLVLTQVLFLNQVQISGFVNPYIYILFIMLLPVNAPRYVLLLGGFFIGLSIDIFSNSLGVHAFASVFIAFLRPLIIRSITNREEDMADYPGLAQNGMAWFLYYTAIMVFLHHVALFFIEVFTFADILGTLYRIVLSSLFSIFVIVLSQFIVFRD from the coding sequence ATGTTTGTAGTACTTGTGCTTACGCAAGTACTGTTTTTAAACCAGGTGCAGATCAGTGGGTTTGTAAATCCATATATCTACATTTTGTTTATTATGCTGCTTCCGGTAAATGCACCGCGTTATGTGCTTCTTTTAGGCGGATTTTTCATCGGCCTCAGTATCGATATATTTTCCAATTCATTAGGTGTTCATGCTTTTGCTTCTGTGTTTATTGCTTTTCTGCGTCCGCTTATCATCAGGTCAATTACCAACCGCGAAGAAGACATGGCAGATTACCCCGGGTTGGCGCAAAACGGCATGGCCTGGTTTCTGTATTACACAGCAATAATGGTGTTCCTGCATCATGTGGCACTTTTCTTTATTGAAGTGTTTACTTTTGCTGATATTTTAGGAACCTTATATCGTATCGTTTTAAGTTCATTGTTTTCAATTTTTGTTATAGTTTTAAGCCAGTTTATTGTATTTCGCGATTAA
- the mgtE gene encoding magnesium transporter, which yields MSFEATREYIEQLRELIEEGNKKEVAALMQDLHPADIAEIMDDLNTEEAKFIYLLLDGEKASDVLIEIDEDDRRRFLKVIPPEMIATRFIEYMDSDDAADIVADLDEDIQKEVLNEIEDIEQAGDIIDLLDYEEDSAGGIMAKELVAVNENWNVATCLKEISRQAEEVDEIFYIYVTDDEEKLKGVLSLKKLILNHTNTKVSKIYDSEIQKVYTNTRQEEVAEMMDKYDLVAMPVVDEIGRLQGRITFDDVIDIVRDEAEKDYQMVSGITGDVDPGDNVWQILRARFPWLLIGLLGGILSAVVLGTHEESLTKVTQLAFFIPLIAATAGNVGVQSSSIVVQSIASGVKDIETPLRKITKEVSVAVLTASIFAVLIFCYNFFVSGNMNLTYSVSISLFIVIIFASLFGTVIPLILNRFKIDPALATGPFITTMNDIFGMMIYLTISGMFFNLV from the coding sequence ATGAGTTTTGAAGCAACCAGAGAATACATTGAGCAGTTAAGAGAGCTGATTGAGGAGGGGAACAAAAAGGAAGTTGCTGCTTTAATGCAAGATCTTCACCCGGCTGATATTGCCGAGATTATGGATGATCTGAACACTGAGGAAGCAAAATTCATTTATTTATTGCTTGATGGAGAAAAAGCTTCTGATGTTCTGATTGAGATTGATGAAGACGACCGCCGTCGCTTTTTGAAAGTTATTCCGCCAGAAATGATCGCCACACGCTTCATCGAATACATGGATTCGGATGATGCTGCCGACATTGTTGCCGATCTGGATGAAGATATTCAGAAAGAAGTACTGAACGAGATCGAAGATATTGAGCAGGCTGGTGATATTATTGATTTGCTGGATTACGAAGAAGATTCTGCCGGTGGTATAATGGCCAAAGAGCTGGTTGCCGTAAACGAAAACTGGAATGTGGCAACCTGCCTGAAAGAAATCAGCCGCCAGGCAGAAGAAGTGGACGAGATCTTCTATATTTATGTAACCGACGACGAAGAAAAATTAAAGGGAGTTCTTTCGTTAAAAAAACTGATATTAAATCATACGAATACCAAAGTATCGAAAATTTACGATTCGGAAATACAAAAAGTATATACAAACACCCGTCAGGAAGAGGTGGCCGAAATGATGGATAAATACGACCTGGTGGCTATGCCGGTTGTAGATGAAATTGGCCGTTTGCAAGGACGGATTACCTTCGATGATGTGATTGACATTGTGCGTGATGAAGCCGAGAAAGATTACCAGATGGTTTCAGGTATTACCGGCGATGTGGACCCCGGCGATAACGTGTGGCAAATTTTACGCGCCCGTTTCCCGTGGTTACTGATTGGTTTGTTGGGAGGTATATTAAGTGCGGTGGTTTTAGGTACGCACGAAGAGTCGTTAACGAAAGTAACGCAACTGGCATTTTTTATTCCTCTAATTGCAGCAACGGCGGGTAATGTTGGAGTGCAGTCTTCGTCGATTGTAGTGCAAAGTATTGCCAGCGGTGTAAAAGATATTGAAACACCGCTACGTAAAATTACAAAGGAAGTTTCTGTTGCTGTGTTAACAGCCAGTATTTTTGCGGTGCTTATTTTTTGTTACAATTTCTTTGTTTCCGGCAACATGAACCTTACTTACTCGGTTTCTATTTCATTATTTATTGTAATAATTTTTGCTTCGCTGTTTGGCACCGTAATTCCTTTAATTCTGAATCGTTTCAAGATCGATCCTGCCCTGGCAACCGGGCCCTTTATTACTACAATGAACGATATTTTTGGAATGATGATTTATCTGACTATCTCGGGTATGTTTTTTAATTTGGTTTAA
- the rodA gene encoding rod shape-determining protein RodA, whose product MPRRNNILLNIDWLTVGLYMLMLFLGWFNIYAALYSDEHQSIFDVTQQYGKQLMWIGAASVLALVIMLLEVNFYVFFSYIIYGVFILLLLLVPFIGKEINGARSWFEIGPVLFQPAEFTKSATALALASYMSTHGFKLQTTKSLLTIAAIILGPVILILLQNDTGSALVYFSFVLVLYREGLSGVVLFFGTLVALLFVLALVLANLTLALIMVGAALLVFLIFNPKLKQFLNVAIIYTLSIGFFILLSFVINTSFGLAQFILSGAVVGSFIVLYHSVRNKFSNYIKIAIVFIGSILFTISVDYGFENFLEPHHKARINELLGIESNPQGAGYHVNQSKIAIGSGGMWGKGYLQGTQTKFDFVPEQSTDFIFCTVGEEWGFAGTLAIILLFLFFLMRLIWLAERQRSTFSRVYGYSVAVILFFHFMVNIGMTIGIMPVIGIPLPFFSYGGSSLWSFTILLFIFIRLDASRLEKLSD is encoded by the coding sequence ATGCCAAGAAGAAATAACATATTACTAAATATTGACTGGTTAACCGTAGGCCTTTATATGTTAATGTTGTTTTTAGGCTGGTTTAATATTTACGCAGCTTTGTACAGCGACGAGCATCAAAGTATTTTCGATGTTACACAACAATACGGAAAGCAGCTGATGTGGATTGGAGCCGCTTCGGTTTTGGCCTTGGTAATTATGCTGCTGGAGGTTAACTTTTACGTGTTTTTCTCCTACATCATTTATGGCGTTTTCATCTTGTTACTATTGTTGGTCCCGTTTATCGGCAAAGAGATTAATGGTGCCCGGTCCTGGTTTGAGATTGGTCCTGTTCTGTTTCAGCCCGCCGAGTTTACAAAGTCGGCAACAGCCCTGGCTCTGGCTAGTTATATGAGTACGCATGGATTTAAACTACAAACAACAAAATCGTTACTAACCATTGCGGCAATAATATTGGGGCCGGTGATTTTAATTTTGTTGCAAAACGATACCGGTTCGGCATTGGTTTACTTTTCGTTTGTGTTGGTGTTATATCGCGAGGGCTTATCGGGTGTGGTGCTTTTTTTCGGAACTCTGGTAGCTCTTCTTTTTGTTTTGGCACTGGTATTAGCCAACCTTACCCTGGCACTAATCATGGTTGGAGCAGCTTTACTCGTGTTTTTGATTTTTAATCCAAAGCTCAAACAGTTTTTAAATGTTGCCATTATTTATACATTGTCTATCGGTTTTTTTATTCTTTTAAGTTTTGTGATAAACACATCGTTTGGGCTGGCACAATTTATACTCTCCGGCGCCGTAGTCGGTTCATTTATTGTATTGTACCATAGTGTTCGGAATAAATTTTCGAATTATATAAAGATTGCAATAGTATTTATTGGTTCCATCTTATTCACCATTTCGGTTGATTATGGTTTCGAGAATTTTTTGGAACCTCACCACAAGGCACGGATAAACGAGTTATTGGGAATTGAGTCGAATCCGCAGGGTGCTGGCTACCACGTAAATCAAAGTAAAATTGCCATTGGATCGGGAGGAATGTGGGGTAAAGGTTATCTTCAGGGCACACAAACTAAATTTGATTTTGTACCTGAACAGAGTACCGATTTTATATTTTGTACCGTTGGCGAAGAGTGGGGGTTTGCAGGAACGCTAGCCATAATCTTACTATTTTTGTTCTTCCTTATGCGTCTGATCTGGCTTGCAGAGCGACAACGATCGACATTTTCGCGTGTTTATGGGTATTCGGTGGCAGTAATCCTCTTTTTCCATTTTATGGTAAACATCGGAATGACCATTGGCATAATGCCCGTTATTGGTATACCACTTCCGTTCTTTAGTTATGGTGGTTCTTCGTTGTGGTCGTTTACAATTTTGTTGTTTATATTCATTAGGTTGGATGCCAGTCGTTTGGAGAAACTTTCTGACTAG
- a CDS encoding rod shape-determining protein — MGLFSFLTQEIAIDLGTANTIIIHNDKIVVDEPSIVAIDLKTEKMVAIGEKARQMQGKTHANLKTIRPLRDGVIADFNAAEQMIRGMIKMINPKSRMFSPALKMVICIPSGSTEVEIRAVRDSSEHAGGREVYMVYEPLAAAIGIGLDVEAPEGNMVVDIGGGTTEIAVISLGGIVTNKSIRIAGDDLTADIMEYMRHQHNIKIGERTAEEIKIHVGSALSQLKEPPPDYVVQGPNQMTALPIEVPVSYQEIAHCLEKSISKIETAVLSALEQTPPELYADIVVKGIWLAGGGALLKGLDKRLTDKIGIPFHIAEDPLRAVVRGTGIALKNVENFSFLIR; from the coding sequence ATGGGTTTATTTTCATTTTTAACGCAGGAAATAGCAATTGACCTTGGAACGGCCAATACTATTATCATCCATAATGATAAAATTGTAGTGGACGAACCTTCGATTGTAGCCATCGATCTGAAAACTGAAAAGATGGTTGCCATTGGAGAAAAAGCCAGGCAAATGCAAGGAAAGACGCACGCAAATTTGAAGACGATAAGGCCGTTACGCGACGGTGTGATTGCCGACTTTAATGCTGCGGAGCAGATGATTAGAGGGATGATTAAAATGATTAACCCGAAGTCGAGAATGTTTTCTCCGGCTTTAAAGATGGTAATTTGTATCCCTTCAGGAAGTACCGAGGTTGAAATTCGTGCGGTACGCGATTCATCGGAACATGCCGGCGGACGCGAGGTTTATATGGTTTACGAACCACTGGCGGCTGCAATAGGTATCGGTTTAGATGTGGAAGCTCCTGAGGGAAATATGGTAGTAGATATAGGTGGTGGTACTACCGAGATTGCGGTTATCTCTCTCGGTGGTATCGTTACCAATAAATCAATCCGTATTGCTGGCGACGATCTTACTGCCGACATTATGGAATATATGCGTCATCAGCACAATATTAAAATTGGTGAACGTACAGCAGAAGAAATTAAGATTCACGTTGGTTCAGCCTTGTCGCAACTTAAAGAACCACCACCGGATTATGTAGTTCAGGGGCCAAACCAAATGACAGCGCTACCAATTGAGGTGCCGGTTTCGTACCAGGAAATTGCACATTGTCTGGAAAAATCGATTTCGAAAATTGAAACAGCGGTGTTGAGTGCTCTGGAGCAAACACCTCCTGAATTGTATGCCGATATTGTGGTAAAAGGAATTTGGCTGGCAGGCGGTGGTGCCTTGTTAAAAGGCCTTGACAAACGACTGACTGACAAAATTGGTATTCCGTTCCACATTGCCGAAGATCCGTTGCGTGCGGTTGTAAGAGGTACCGGTATTGCCCTGAAAAATGTAGAAAACTTCTCGTTCCTTATCCGCTAA